One genomic region from Zalophus californianus isolate mZalCal1 chromosome 12, mZalCal1.pri.v2, whole genome shotgun sequence encodes:
- the ZC3HAV1L gene encoding zinc finger CCCH-type antiviral protein 1-like, giving the protein MAEPTVCSFLTKVLCANGGRMFLQDLRGNVELSEARLRDVLRQAGPDRFLLQEVETREGLWDAEAEVAAGAGGGGGPCAWRVVAVSSARLCARYQRGECQACDQLHLCRRHMLGKCPNRDCWSTCTLSHDIHTPVNIQVLKNHGLFGLNEAQLRILLLQNDPCLLPEVCLLYNKGEAPYGYCNLKDKCNKFHVCKSFVRGECRLQKCKRSHQLIHATALKLLQDQGLNIPSVVNFQIISTYKHMKLHKMLENQDNAASSAECSQGPEKAGVHVAGAAEVSPVASVPAQSVKKPHAAKP; this is encoded by the exons ATGGCGGAGCCCACGGTGTGCTCCTTCCTCACCAAGGTGCTGTGCGCCAACGGCGGCCGCATGTTCCTGCAGGACCTGCGCGGCAACGTGGAGCTGTCGGAGGCCCGGCTCCGGGACGTGCTGCGCCAGGCCGGGCCCGACCGCTTCCTGCTGCAGGAGGTGGAGACGAGGGAGGGCCTCTGGGACGCCGAGGCCGAGGTGGCGgccggcgcgggcggcggcggcggcccctgCGCCTGGCGGGTGGTGGCCGTGTCCTCCGCGCGCCTCTGCGCCCGCTACCAGCGCGGCGAGTGCCAGGCCTGCGACCAGCTGCACCTCTGCCGCCGCCACATGCTGGGCAAGTGTCCGAACCGCGACTGCTG GTCTACCTGCACCCTTTCCCATGACATCCACACGCCTGTCAACATCCAAGTACTGAAAAACCATGGGCTTTTTGGCCTCAATGAGGCCCAGCTTCGGATCCTGCTTTTACAGAATGACCCGTGCCTTTTACCAGAG GTCTGTTTGCTGTACAACAAAGGTGAAGCACCGTACGGCTACTGCAACCTCAAGGATAAATGCAACAAGTTTCATGTGTGCAAATCCTTTGTCAGAGGGGAATGCAGGCTTCAGAAATGCAAACGGTCCCATCAGCTCATTCATGCTACAGCCCTGAAGCTGCTGCAGGACCAGGGACTGAATATTCCAAGTGTCGTTAATTTTCAGATCATCTCTACCTACAAGCACATGAAGCTGCACAAGATGCTCGAAAATCAAG aTAATGCAGCTTCTTCTGCTGAGTGTTCCCAGGGCCCCGAGAAAGCAGGAGTACACGTGGCTGGTGCTGCAGAGGTCAGTCCTGTGGCTTCCGTGCCTGCTCAGTCAGTCAAGAAGCCACATGCAGCTAAACCGTAA